Proteins from one candidate division KSB1 bacterium genomic window:
- a CDS encoding leucine dehydrogenase, protein MRLFESMSSYNHEEVVFCHDRDTGLRAIIAIHDTTLGPSLGGTRMWPYQTEEEALQDVLRLARGMTYKAAAAGLNLGGGKAVIIGDPSTDKHEMLFRAFGRFVEGLAGRYITAEDVGTDVHDMEWVRMETQWVTGISEALGGSGDPSPVTARGVYHGMKAAAEEVFGTPSLCGRKVAIQGAGHVGYFLADFLTKEGAKVFISDIKPERVQRAVNDFGATAVEADKIYDTDAEIFAPCALGAIINDQTIPRFKFRLIAGGANNQLEDEKRHGKILMEKNILYAPDYVINAGGLINVANEIEGYNREKALKDAEGIYHILRQIFAIARREHVPTNVASDRLAERRIEQVAKLKRMHVIKPPQKIRGWRYAW, encoded by the coding sequence ATGCGATTATTTGAAAGTATGAGCAGCTACAACCATGAAGAGGTTGTCTTTTGTCACGATCGTGACACGGGTTTGCGGGCCATCATTGCCATTCATGACACCACACTTGGACCTTCACTGGGCGGTACACGCATGTGGCCCTACCAAACCGAGGAAGAGGCATTGCAGGATGTGTTGCGTCTGGCACGCGGCATGACTTACAAGGCCGCGGCGGCAGGTTTGAACCTGGGTGGTGGCAAGGCGGTGATCATCGGCGACCCCTCCACCGACAAACATGAGATGCTGTTTCGCGCTTTTGGCCGTTTCGTCGAGGGGCTGGCCGGCCGCTACATTACCGCCGAGGACGTCGGCACCGATGTGCATGACATGGAATGGGTGCGGATGGAAACGCAATGGGTGACGGGGATTTCCGAAGCATTGGGCGGCAGCGGGGATCCCTCGCCGGTAACCGCGCGCGGCGTGTACCACGGCATGAAGGCGGCCGCTGAGGAAGTGTTCGGCACGCCCTCGCTGTGCGGCCGCAAGGTCGCGATTCAGGGCGCCGGTCATGTCGGTTATTTCCTCGCGGATTTTCTCACCAAGGAGGGCGCCAAAGTTTTCATCTCGGACATCAAGCCGGAGCGCGTCCAGCGTGCCGTCAACGACTTCGGCGCCACCGCCGTGGAGGCGGATAAAATCTATGACACGGACGCCGAAATCTTTGCGCCCTGTGCCCTCGGCGCGATCATCAACGATCAGACCATCCCGCGCTTCAAATTCCGCCTAATTGCCGGCGGCGCCAACAATCAGCTCGAAGACGAAAAGCGCCACGGCAAGATCTTGATGGAGAAGAACATTCTCTACGCCCCCGATTATGTCATCAACGCCGGCGGCCTGATCAATGTCGCCAATGAGATCGAGGGCTATAACCGCGAGAAGGCGCTCAAAGACGCGGAGGGCATTTACCACATCCTGCGTCAGATTTTCGCCATTGCCAGGCGCGAACACGTGCCCACCAACGTCGCCTCCGACCGGCTGGCGGAACGCCGCATCGAACAGGTTGCCAAACTCAAACGCATGCACGTGATCAAACCGCCGCAGAAAATTCGCGGCTGGCGCTACGCCTGGTGA